One segment of Cynocephalus volans isolate mCynVol1 chromosome 8, mCynVol1.pri, whole genome shotgun sequence DNA contains the following:
- the LOC134384901 gene encoding ATP-dependent RNA helicase A-like: MAPWQLLETHMTPEMFRTPLHEIALSIKLLRLGGIGQFLAKAIEPPPLDAVIEAEHTLRELDALDANDELTPLGRILAKLPIEPRLGKMMIMGCIFYVGDAVCTISAATCFPEPFISEGKRLGYVHRNFAGNRFSDHVALLSVFQAWDDARMGGEEAEIRFCEHKRLNMATLRMTWEAKVQLKEILINSGFPEDCLLTQVFTNTGPDNNLDVVISLLAFGVYPNVCYHKEKRKILTTEGRNALIHKSSVNCPFSSQDMKYPSPFFVFGEKIRTRAISAKGMTLVTPLQLLLFASKKVQSDGQIVLVDDWIKLQISHEAASCITALRAAMEALVVEVTKQPDILSQLDPVNERMLNTIRQISRPSAAGINLMIGSTRYGDGPRPPKMARYDNGSGYRRGGSGYGGGDTGGYRGGGGYGNGGYGGGSNSYRGGYGGGGGGGGGYRGGSRGGYRGGSGDYRGSSGGFRGSGGFQRGGRGGYGSGYFGQGRGGGGY, translated from the exons ATGGCTCCTTGGCAGTT ACTTGAAACCCACATGACACCAGAGATGTTCCGAACACCATTGCATGAAATTGCTTTGAGCATCAAACTTCTGCGTCTGGGAGGAATCGGCCAATTCCTGGCCAAGGCAATTGAACCTCCACCTTTGGATGCTGTGATTGAAGCAGAGCACACTCTCAGAG AGCTTGATGCATTAGATGCCAATGATGAGTTGACTCCTCTGGGAAGAATCCTGGCTAAACTCCCCATCGAGCCCCGTCTTGGCAAAATGATGATAATGGGGTGTATTTTCTA TGTGGGAGATGCCGTCTGTACCATTTCTGCTGCTACCTGCTTTCCAGAGCCTTTCATCAGTGAAGGGAAGCGGCTGGGCTATGTCCATCGAAATTTTGCTGGAAACAGATTTTCTGATCATGTGGCCCTTTTGTCAGTATTTCAGGCCTGGGATGATGCTAG AATGGGTGGAGAAGAAGCAGAGATACGTTTTTGTGAGCACAAGAGACTCAATATGGCTACACTGAGAATGACTTGGGAAGCCAAAGTTCAGCTCAAAGAGATTCTGATTAATTCTGGATTTCCCGAAG ATTGTTTGCTAACACAAGTATTTACTAACACTGGACCAGATAATAACTTGGATGTTGTTATCTCTCTCCTGGCTTTTGGTGTGTACCCCAACGTATGCTAtcataaggaaaagagaaagattctCACCACTGAAGGGCGTAATGCACTTATCCACAAATCATCTGTTAATTGTCCTTTTAGCAGCCAAGACATGAAGTACCCGTCTCCCTTCTTTGTATTTGGtgaaaag ATTCGAACCCGAGCCATCTCTGCTAAAGGCATGACCTTAGTCACCCCTCTGCAGTTACTTCTCTTTGCCTCCAAGAAAGTCCAATCCGATGGGCAGATTGTGCTTGTAGATGACTG GATCAAACTGCAAATATCTCATGAAGCTGCTTCCTGCATCACTGCTCTTCGAGCAGCGATGGAGGCTCTGGTTGTTGAAGTCACCAAACAACCTGATATCCTCAGCCAGTTGGACCCTGTAAATGAACGTATGCTGAACACAATTCGCCAGATCTCTAGGCCTTCGGCTGCTGGTATCAACCTTATGATTGGCAGTACACG GTATGGAGATGGTCCACGTCCTCCCAAGATGGCTCGATATGACAACGGAAGTGGATACAGAAGGGGAGGTTCTGGGTATGGTGGGGGGGATAC TGGAGGCTACAGAGGTGGGGGCGGCTATGGCAATGGAGGCTACGGTGGTGGCTCCAACTCCTATCGGGGAGGatatggtggaggtggaggtggtggtggaggctACAGAGGAGGTTCCCGAGGTGGCTATAGAGGCGGCTCTGGAGACTACAGAGGGTCTAGTGGAGGCTTCAGAGGATCTGGGGGATTCCAGCGAGGTGGCAGGGGAGGCTATGGAAGTGGCTACTTTGGACAAGGAAGAGGAGGTGGTGGCTATTAA
- the LOC134384035 gene encoding liprin-alpha-1-like, with amino-acid sequence MMREVMPTISEAEGSPGGSGSHASSSPSQADADSHIEQLIVSMLEERDQLLDTLRETQETLALTQGKLHEVGHERDSLQRQLKTALPQEFAALMKELNVCREELLEREGEIAELKAERNNTRLLLEHLECLVSRHERSLRMTVVKRQAQSPAGVSSEVEVLKALKSLFEHHKTLDEKLRERLRVALERCGLLEEELGATHEELKILKEQNKQKKTLTDGALDMNHEQENTLSMNGKRSSDGSLSHEEDLAKVIELQEVIDKQLREQSQMKEQLAALSSHVAKLEEDLYTAREDLIKSEEMNMKLQRDIREAMVQKEDMEERITTLEKCSLAAQREAMSVHDLNDKLENEIANKDSMHRQTEDKNRQLQERLELVEQKLQQTMRKAETLPEVEAELAQRVAALSKAEERQGNTEERLRQMEAQLEEKNQELQRARQREKMNEEHNKSLSDTVDKLLSESNERLQLHLKERMAALEDKNSLLGEVENAKKQLEDTQHDKDQLVLIIEALRAELDQMRLRGASLHHGRPHLGSVPDFRCPVADSHTDSYSTSAVLRRPQKGRLAALRDEPSKVQTLNEEDWERAQQASVLANAAQAFESDVNVSDGEDEDVRDVRNSTGSQDGPVSNPSSSNSSQDSRHKAPKKKGIKSSIGRLFGKKEKGRPGQAGKESLRHPAVSKTDNASQDALSLSKLGGQAEKNRKLPKKHELLNEARRQGLPFAQWDGPTVAVWLELWVGMPAWYVAACRANVKSGAIMSTLSDTEMKREIGISNPLHRLKLRLAIQEIMSLTSPSAPPTSRTTLAYGDMNHEWIGNEWLPSLGLPQYCSYFMQCLVDARMLDHLTKKDLRGQLKMVDGFHRNSFQCGMMCLRRLNYDRKELERKREESQHEVKDVLVWSNDRVIRWILSIGLKAYAKNLLGSGVHGALLALDETFDFNALALLLQIPTRNIQARAVLQREFNNLLVMGTDRRFDEDDDKSFRRAPSWRKKFRPKDIRGLAAASAGTLSANLQVTSSMSSLSTQPKKMQMDGSVSGTQRLDSPTVRIYSC; translated from the exons ATGATGCGTGAGGTGATGCCAACCATCAGTGAAGCCGAAGGCTccccaggaggaagtgggagcCATGCATCCAGCTCCCCTTCACAGGCAGACGCAGATTCACATATAGAACAGTTGATCGTCTCCATGCTAGAAGAAAGGGACCAACTTCTTGACACTCTTAGAGAGACTCAAGAAACGCTGGCATTAACCCAGGGGAAATTACATGAAGTTGGTCATGAAAGAGATTCCTTGCAGAGACAGCTCAAAACTGCACTTCCGCAGGAGTTTGCTGCACTTATGAAGGAACTGAATGTATGCAGGGAGGAGCTCcttgaaagggaaggagaaattgctgaactgaaagcagaaaggaacaaCACCAGGCTGCTTTTAGAACATCTGGAATGCCTTGTCTCTAGGCACGAGAGGTCTCTCAGGATGACCGTGGTGAAGAGACAGGCACAGTCCCCAGCAGGTGTGTCCAGCGAAGTCGAAGTGCTCAAAGCACTGAAGTCGTTGTTTGAGCACCACAAAACTCTGGATGAAAAGCTGAGAGAGAGATTACGAGTAGCACTTGAAAGGTGTGGTTTGTTAGAAGAAGAATTAGGTGCCACACACGAAGAGCTAAAGATTCTTAAAGAacagaataagcagaaaaaaacactaacagaTGGAGCACTTGACATGAACCATGAACAAGAAAATACCCTGAGCATGAATGGAAAGAGATCTTCTGATGGTTCGTTAAGCCACGAGGAGGACCTTGCTAAAGTAATAGAGCTCCAGGAAGTCATAGACAAGCAATTGAGGGAGCAGAGCCAAATGAAAGAGCAACTGGCCGCCCTCTCCAGTCACGTGGCAAAGCtagaggaagatctctacacggccagggaagacttgatcaaatctgaggagatgaacatgAAATTGCAAAGGGAC ATTCGAGAAGCCATGGTCCaaaaggaagacatggaagagagaatcactaCTCTTGAAAAATGCTCCCTCGCTGCACAGCGTGAAGCCATGTCTGTGCATGACCTCAATGataaacttgaaaatgaaattgcaaacaAAGACTCTATGCATCGCCAGACTGAGGATAAAAACCGCCAGTTACAGGAACGGCTGGAATTAGTggagcaaaagctgcagcagacCATGAGGAAAGCCGAGACACTCCCGGAGGTGGAGGCGGAGCTGGCCCAGAGGGTGGCAGCGCTCTCGAAGGCTGAAGAGAGACAGGGCAACACTGAAGAAAGGTTAAGACAGATGGAGGCACAGCTGGAGGAAAAGAACCAAGAACTGCAGCgggcaaggcagagagaaaaaatgaatgaagagcatAATAAAAGTTTATCAGACACTGTTGACAAGCTTCTTTCAGAATCTAATGAGAGGCTCCAGCTTCATCTGAAAGAGAGAATGGCTGCTCTAGAAGATAAGAATTCTCTGTTAGGAgaagttgaaaatgcaaaaaagcaatTGGAAGATACACAACATGATAAAGATCAGCTGGTCTTAATCATTGAAGCATTGAGGGCTGAACTAGACCAAATGAGACTAAGAGGTGCTTCACTTCATCATGGCCGACCCCACTTGGGCAGTGTCCCAGATTTCAGGTGCCCTGTGGCAGACAGTCACACAGATTCCTACAGCACCAGTGCAGTGTTGCGGCGCCCCCAGAAAGGCCGCCTAGCTGCTCTACGGGATGAGCCTTCCAAGGTACAAACTCTTAATGAAGAGGATTGGGAACGTGCCCAACAGGCTAGTGTCTTAGCAAATGCAGCACAAGCTTTTGAGAGCGATGTCAATGTGTCTGATGGTGAAGATGAGGACGTCAGGGACGTGAGAAACTCGACAGGCTCCCAGGATGGTCCCGTGAGCAATCCCAGCAGTAGTAACAGCAGCCAAGACTCGCGCCacaaagccccaaagaagaaGGGCATCAAGTCTTCTATCGGCCGCTTGTttggcaagaaagaaaagggccGACCTGGACAAGCTGGCAAAGAATCATTACGACACCCTGCTGTTTCAAAGACAGATAATGCATCTCAAGATGCCTTGTCACTGAGCAAATTGGGAGGACAGGCTGAAAAAAATCGTAAACTTCCAAAAAAGCATGAATTGCTCAATGAAGCCCGAAGACAAGGTTTGCCTTTTGCCCAGTGGGATGGGCCAACCGTAGCTGTGTGGTTGGAGCTCTGGGTGGGGATGCCCGCCTGGTATGTGGCTGCCTGCCGAGCCAACGTGAAGAGCGGGGCCATCATGTCAACCCTGTCGGACACCGAGATGAAGCGTGAGATCGGCATCAGCAACCCCCTGCATAGGCTGAAGCTGAGGCTGGCCATCCAAGAGATCATGTCTCTTACCAGCCCGTCCGCCCCTCCCACGTCACGAACGACACTCGCATATGGGGACATGAACCACGAGTGGATTGGGAACGAGTGGCTGCCCAGCCTGGGCCTCCCTCAGTACTGCAGCTACTTCATGCAGTGCCTGGTGGACGCCAGGATGCTGGACCACCTGACCAAGAAGGACCTCCGCGGGCAGCTGAAAATGGTCGACGGTTTCCACAGAAACAGTTTCCAGTGTGGAATGATGTGCCTGAGAAGATTAAACTATGACcgaaaagaactggaaagaaaaagagaagaaagtcagcaTGAAGTAAAAGATGTGCTTGTTTGGAGCAATGATCGAGTGATTCGCTGGATCCTGTCAATTGGCCTTAAAGCATATGCAAAGAATCTTTTAGGGAGTGGCGTTCACGGTGCCCTTCTGGCCTTAGATGAAACCTTTGACTTCAACGCACTGGCGCTATTGTTACAGATCCCAACGCGGAATATACAGGCTCGTGCTGTCTTACAAAGAGAATTTAACAACCTTTTGGTCATGGGGACTGACAGAAGATTTGATGAAGACGATGATAAAAGCTTTAGGAGAGCAccttcatggagaaaaaaatttagaccaAAGGACATTCGTGGCTTAGCTGCTGCATCAGCAGGGACTCTCTCTGCAAACTTGCAGGTTACTTCTTCTATGTCTTCACTCTCCACGCAGCCAAAGAAGATGCAGATGGACGGCAGTGTGTCAGGAACACAGAGGTTGGATTCTCCCACAGTCAGGATTTACTCCTGCTAA